Genomic window (Helianthus annuus cultivar XRQ/B chromosome 3, HanXRQr2.0-SUNRISE, whole genome shotgun sequence):
AACGAAAACAGTAATGTAATTTGTTGGGTTAATCGGGTTCATTCACGGGTCATGGTCAACGGGTCATGAGTCGGAATACACATGGGTCACAGGTCTCGGTTGAATAGGTAGTGATTGACCGAGTAAAATGGGAGTGAACGTTGCAATTTGAGGTTGTTTTGGACGTGCAAAATCTCGGTGAAATTAGTGCACGTTTATATTAAATTGCCAAATAGTTTTGACCCAGTAAATAGGAAAAAGTGGAAGACATGAGCATGCAGTTAGTTACGTGGGTTGTTTAGCATgtgtttttattgtttattttaattataaataGGGTCAAGTAGGTTAGTTTAGAATACTAACTCTTGTAATCAGTTTTCACTTAATACAAAGAGTATCGTGAGTATTGTGTGTGAGTTTATATTAGCCAAGGCCTGAACCAACATAATTAACTCTTTAAAGATAGACATAACTCGTCTAGAAACCATTAGTAATCGCCGATTGGTGTTTCAGAACCCCAAAATCAACATATAATAACCATTCTTAATCTTCCTtagaataataaaaaatattcatTAAAACAAACAATTTTACACAGAATTCCTCTTCAACTACACAAATCAATCAAGTAAAAATAAAAGAATGATGAAATCCCCAGAACCTAACACAAGAATTTTCTGGGAATTTAGCGAAATAATTAACAAAAACTTACCTCAACATAAATAAAACCACATAAATATTTTCATTTAGAGCATGTTATATTTTGCTTAAATATAAAATCATAGCACCAGACCACTCAACGTCGCCATCAACACACCAAAAATCGCCACTGATCCATGCACTCTCAACGCCGAAGAAATGTCTTGAGGCCTGAAAAAAGTGGCAGTAAACATTTTTTTCATTAGTATGTTTGACttcaaaaagtcaaactttgaCCCAACAAAATCTGGAAGGCATGGAGTTATTCGAAAGGGAGAAGGAACGGATACATACTTTTGCATACGACTGAGGGCCCCACAGAAAAGAGCATTGTCGGGCATGGGCAACTCGGTTTTGTTGTTTTTCTCGGGATTGACAATTCGAACGTAAGTTTCTTGACCAAGATACCACGAGTCAAGATTTTCGGTTCTCAGATTCCAAACTCCGACGTTATCAAGAGAGATCAAGATTGCCGTCCATGCCCCAGGATAAACCTACGAAACATACACGGGTAACATTAAattcatttttattaaaaaaaaaaaaaaagatttgttGTATCGAATAAATATGTATGATACCTGAGTGGTGGCTCGAGCAATGCCATCCCACTTATTGTAAGTTCCCCTGCTGTCGTTCGTCCACTCACCGTAACCCATTCTGAGATAAAATAACAAACACTTTCAAattaatatacaaataaataataaatagagtaaattacgtttttggcccctgtggttatatcacttttactatattagcccaaaataagaatttttaacatatctgcccctatggtctctataactaaccattttggcccccatggtctctataactaaccattttggcccccatgatctctagacttaggggccaaaatggttagttatagagaccatgggggcagatatgttaaaaattcttattttgggctaatatagtaaaagtgatataaccacaggggtcaaaaacgtaatttactctaataaataaaataaatataagacATCACAACTATGTAAATTTTTGCATACCCGACAACAAAAAAAGCGTATCCATCCATATGATAACTATGCATCTTGGTCTCATTGTTTTGTAATATCACTTCCATGAATCCCCTATATGTTCCGTTGATAACTGATGTTTCCATCTTCGGTGGTCCCGTAAGTGGCTCGGTAGGAAAATCGAGTTTATACGCGCCTTTGACTTTGAACTCATCCGCAAGCCTAATTGGTGTGGTGGGATTAACGAACGAAATGCCGCTTAGTGTTGCCCTCTTTTTCCCGTTAATTGTCACCGGTGGTTTGTTTTTCAGTATGTACACTTCGGTCACGTTGATAGAACCGTATTTGAAGGAGCCTTGTGGATTTGGTCGGGCCCCACTAGCCGAGACATTCCACCTGCATGAGTTCATCAAATCAAGATTATAAAACAAGCGTCGCTAAAAAATATATAAGAATAAAATGGCATTTTCGTCCCtggggtttggccagttttgcgactttcgtccaaaggtttgtttttccgcatctggatccaaaaggtttgaaatcttgccattttcatccgagtcgttaactccatccatttttctccgttaagtcaggggtattttcatctttttCCTCCGTTAAGGatattatgctaaatgcttgtacataaagtgaaaaagaccgaattgccctttaagtcaacaaaaaagacggaaatacacCTGACctaatggagaaaaatggatggagttaacgacttggatgaaaatggcaagatttcaaaccatttggatccagatgcagaaaaacaaacttttggactaaagttgcaaaactggccaaacctcagggacgaaaatggcattttactcaataTATAATAATAAGATTAGCGGGATCAAGTGAAGCTACCTGATGGATCTTGCTTGGTTCATGGAGAACGTATTGTCGTACTGGTCTTGAGGGGGTTCGGGAAGCGGGCCGGATGCTTTTCCTTTGGAATTCGAGTAATGCAAGATACCGACACCGGTGACTCGTTGCCATCGGGACTCGTTCACGAATCTTGCGCTAGCAACGATGTAATAATCGCTACTTGCGTTCTGATCCATGGTGATTAAAAACGAATATGTTTGTCCGACATGGATGTCTAAGCTCGTATAGTTTTGTTGAACCGTATACGATCCCTCTGACTCGGCTAAAAGCAAGTTATGGTTTTGGATTCGGAAGTTCAAACTAGTCGACACTCCAACGTTGCTAACACGAATACGGTAAGTTTTGCCTGCCCAATATAATATGCTTACATCTTTTAGAAAAACAAAGTAAAGACTTGAAAGAATGATAACCGGTTTGTAGTGTACGTTAGCTTACCGGGTTCAACGTTAATGGTTTCGTGATCAATCCCATCAGGAACAAGCGTATCGTTGTATCTATACGGTCCTTTTCCATTGATAAGAACACCGTCCGGCATTCCCAGATCATGTCCAGCATCAAGCGCCTTTCGTAAAGCCTACAAAACCAAAAAAGAGATTATCCCAATCCACATTACACaaaaagtaaattacaaaaaaaaaaaaaaaaacttcattgtggcatttcatcgaacacttacAGTGTGGTTTCTTATGTACCAGTCACCAATCAAGACTGTAATATCGCCAGCCGGGGTGTCAAACGGGACGGGAATAACGGATCTCGGGTTGATAACAAAGCCACCAAATCCACCCGAAGCGCGTTGTAAATTGAGTGATGGGAAGTAAAAGTAGCTCCCGATTTGATCCTTAACTTGAAAATTGTAAGTCCAGTTCCACTTTGGAGGAATCGGACAATTGGTACCGAGAACACCATCTTGCCAAGAACTCCTCTTTTGCTGTACACCagccctgtttcaaccaacacataAATCGTTCAAATATTCATCCGATATACGATATTTTGATCAAGATTTGTGACATGCATTGTAACATAATTAGGTCAAATCTTACCAAGTAAGAAGAAGGTTCTCATCTAACTTGTTCCTCACATTGACAACAACATTGTTGTTGGTAGTTGAGTTGATAGTAGGACCAGGAAACTCCCCATTTATTGCAATAACCTACAGCATTCAAATCCACAGCAATGGAGATTAAGAATATAAGAACACCTcagtcaaagtaaaagtcaaacctcCAGATCTGAAGCTAAAATCTTTatattttgaaaatttaaaacaaacccATTAACCAGTAACATTAATTGATGAAAACCCATATCAAAAAACCATAAAGTTTTGAACTTTAAGCAAACCCCAATTGAAAAAAACCCAAAATGCAACAAACCCATTAATCAGTAACATCAATTTATGAAAACCCATAAGAAAAAACCATAAAGTTTTGAACTTTAAGCAAACccaaattggaaaaaaaaaaaaaaaaaaaaaaaaaaaaaaaaaagaacacacAAAATGCAATACGAATTAGAATCTAAACAAACCCATTAACTATTTCTTGAAATTTAACAAACCCATTAATCAGTAACATTAATTTACAAAACCCATATGTAAAAACCATAAATTTATAAACTTTAAGCAAACCCAAttgaaaaaacacaaaatgcaATAAAAATTACAATCCAAACAACCCCATTAACCATTTCTTGAAATTAAACAAAACCCTAATTGAAGAAATTACAAAATGTGAGAgtaataattaatttaattatacCTGTTGTGGGACTCCAAGAGGTGAAGCAGTGATGTAAGAAACTTCAAACTTATAGGAAACAGTTGGATCTTCAGCGGAAGTGAAGATTggaagaaatgaaatgcagatgCAAAGAAGAAGAAATGAGAGAAAGATAGAAGAAGTAGCCATGGATTCTAAAGAGGTGTTGATGAATATTTGTTGGGTCTTAAAGAGCTATGAAATCAATGGAATTTGGGGACTTTTGTGGGGATTTTACAGAGAGAGAAAGGGGAGAAAATTTTTTAGACACATGGAAGGTGTTTGTGTGGGGACAAAGTGCAAACGGCTCTTTTTTTATAGTAATCATTTGTGATTGGGTTGAAAATTGACttcaaatttttaattttaaacatatattttaATGATAAATAGACCTAAAATAAGGATTAATGTATCAAATTAGTTAATTTGGTAATAATTAACTACTTTAatctattattttattttgaaattaaaagtaataattatgttttttatgttattttatttataatactttgttattttttgctattttattttaataaatttaatcatATTTACAGAAGAAAGCCAACCACTTAGTGACTTTTTTTCGTGATTTATttgaatttatttttattattatgtaTTGTGAAATTAATAATACAATATATAATGAAATAAATAAGTTGATAACTTAAAACTACTTATATTTGAGTTACTGACTTTATACTTTATTGTATGTTTTGTCATATTAAAATTCAAGATGTGTTTGATGTTATATATTTT
Coding sequences:
- the LOC110930584 gene encoding monocopper oxidase-like protein SKU5 translates to MATSSIFLSFLLLCICISFLPIFTSAEDPTVSYKFEVSYITASPLGVPQQVIAINGEFPGPTINSTTNNNVVVNVRNKLDENLLLTWAGVQQKRSSWQDGVLGTNCPIPPKWNWTYNFQVKDQIGSYFYFPSLNLQRASGGFGGFVINPRSVIPVPFDTPAGDITVLIGDWYIRNHTALRKALDAGHDLGMPDGVLINGKGPYRYNDTLVPDGIDHETINVEPGKTYRIRVSNVGVSTSLNFRIQNHNLLLAESEGSYTVQQNYTSLDIHVGQTYSFLITMDQNASSDYYIVASARFVNESRWQRVTGVGILHYSNSKGKASGPLPEPPQDQYDNTFSMNQARSIRWNVSASGARPNPQGSFKYGSINVTEVYILKNKPPVTINGKKRATLSGISFVNPTTPIRLADEFKVKGAYKLDFPTEPLTGPPKMETSVINGTYRGFMEVILQNNETKMHSYHMDGYAFFVVGMGYGEWTNDSRGTYNKWDGIARATTQVYPGAWTAILISLDNVGVWNLRTENLDSWYLGQETYVRIVNPEKNNKTELPMPDNALFCGALSRMQKPQDISSALRVHGSVAIFGVLMATLSGLVL